In Lathyrus oleraceus cultivar Zhongwan6 chromosome 2, CAAS_Psat_ZW6_1.0, whole genome shotgun sequence, the DNA window ATTTAAAAGCCCCAATTATTAAGCCCTATTAAAGCCCTAATATATTAAGCCCCTTATCATTGAGATTTATTTTAGGCCCTAAAATTTTAGGCCCTTTATATAATACATTTTTTTAGGCCCCATTGAGGGGCCTTATTTTATTCCCAAAATTTGGACGTTGAGTTTATCACTCCATTCATGTTCTGTGCAAAGCTTCCGCCACCGTCAACCAATTACACCGCCGTCGACTTTTCTCTATCCCAGAAATAAAGGTACTCTTCTATCTCCATTTCTCTTTAATCTCTAGTTTTCTTAAtatcaaattttattttttatctcATTTGAATCAACATGTTTACAATACTGCTTAATATGTACACTCACAAGCTGTTTGTGGAAATGCCTCAACAACTTTATACATGATATAAATTTGATTAAAATGCAATTCTGATGGTAAAGTTTCGATGATTAATTTGCCGTGTTTTAATCTTAGTGGTACTTTGAGTCATTCTGTTGCAAATTTAAGTTCTTTAGTTGATATCAGATTAGAGGGTAATCATATCAATGGCGTAGTGCCTAGTAATTGGACCAGTTTGATGAATATGAAATTGTTTGATTTGAGTAGAGcatttttaacaaaatttaaaacaCAAACTACCATTCCTGATCTTCATGTTCTGATATCTACACCATTTCACCCTGCCTATGTTACTGCTGAAAGAATTAAGAAAGCTAAGAATTTAGAGCTATTTTTGACTGCCGGAATTGGTTCTGATCACATTGATCTCAATGCTGCGGCTGCTGCTAGTTTAACCGTCGCAGAGGTCACAGGAAGCAACACAGTATCTGTTGCTGAGGATGAGCTCATGAGAATTCTCATTCTGGTGAGGAATTTTGTGCCTGGTTACCATCAGTCTATTACAGGAGAATGGGATGTTGCTGGCATTGCACATAGAGCCTATGATCTTGAAGGAAAGACGATAGGAACGGTGGGTGCTGGACGAATCAGGAAGCTTTTACTCCAAAGGCTGAAACCTTTTAACTGTAACCTTTTATATCATGATAGACTTAAGATGGAGCCTGAATTGGAGAAAGAAATTGGAGCTAAGTTTGAAGAGGACCTCAATACAATGCTTCCAAAGTGCGATGTAATTGCTCCAACAAAGTTACCAGATACAGAGAGATGGTTAGAGGGATTTGCAACCTTAGATAGACGCCTTTTGCCTCCAAAAAGCCACTGGCCATAGATTTTGAGTTCAAGTAGAAAATAAGGTGCTATGAAAGTAGAATATGCATTTCAGAATGTAGGTGATGGAAACAACTATCAACACTGCTAAGGCTAATAACCATATTAGAAAACTGATATTTGGTGTAATATGAAGAAACCTTGTGGCAGGACTTGTTGCCAGATTATGCCATAAAACCGCTTGACTGCTTAGGCCGAGACAGATACCAAAACATCCTATAGGAAACCGAAGGAGAAACGACCACTGCTCATCTGTCGGGAGAAGGATGTTCTCATAGTCCTGTGTCAAATGTATGCACAACATTATAATTGATCATTTATTATTATGCACATCCATCTCTTACTTGTTGAGATCATCACATGAAAATCACCTATAAATCTGATCTCCCTTCAAAGTTTGTGTTGCAAAATGTCTAGCTCTTTAGAAAATCAGGCTAATTGGTGACAGATCTCACCCAAGACCAATTATGATCTTTTGTATTCACTGGGTTATTAGCACATGTTACATCTTCCAGTGGAATGTATGCATAGTTTCCATTAATAGGACCAGCAACAAATCCAGTATATCCA includes these proteins:
- the LOC127123066 gene encoding formate dehydrogenase, chloroplastic/mitochondrial-like, with protein sequence MINLPCFNLSGTLSHSVANLSSLVDIRLEGNHINGVVPSNWTSLMNMKLFDLSRAFLTKFKTQTTIPDLHVLISTPFHPAYVTAERIKKAKNLELFLTAGIGSDHIDLNAAAAASLTVAEVTGSNTVSVAEDELMRILILVRNFVPGYHQSITGEWDVAGIAHRAYDLEGKTIGTVGAGRIRKLLLQRLKPFNCNLLYHDRLKMEPELEKEIGAKFEEDLNTMLPKCDVIAPTKLPDTERWLEGFATLDRRLLPPKSHWP